One Planctomycetota bacterium DNA segment encodes these proteins:
- a CDS encoding sulfatase-like hydrolase/transferase, translating to MTLLVSLVAGLLVARGAAAAEARRPNILLIYADDQSYKTLSCYPESPAWVKTPEIDRLAASGIRFTRAYMGSWCMPSRASILTGRLPFGVESMRMSGSYPGSSCDPALCPFWPAEARRQGYQTAQIGKWHTGVDSGWERDWDYQIVWNRPKHPENAGAYYKKQILAFNGQERKTDGYSTDNYTDWAVDYIRGQNRVADKPWFLWLCYGAIHGPTTPADRHKGKLAGNTAKIPADIFGPRPNKPSYLDRTQAWIPNGSGGAAMKKKPKQANNFDKDEPGLDYSAWIQQVNECTMALDEGVGRVMAALRDSGQLENTLVVYTADQGYGLGEHGLSQKQVPYDGGVASPLIISQPGTIPAGKVCAQPVNSPDLVATFLRVGQINVPWKTHGRDIAPLLRDPERATLEQPMLMSHTGDTYGSNTRDASTTVRSTGQGNVPWWVMVRDGRFKYIRTLVAGEPEELYDLDADPEELTNLAGRAEQASQLETMRAKLIAELRRTDCPFVDAMPPVRELKR from the coding sequence ATGACGTTGTTGGTCAGCTTAGTGGCTGGGTTGCTCGTGGCGCGCGGCGCAGCGGCCGCCGAAGCGCGACGGCCGAACATCTTGTTGATCTATGCCGACGATCAGTCGTACAAGACGCTGAGCTGTTATCCCGAATCTCCCGCTTGGGTGAAGACCCCCGAGATCGATCGGCTGGCCGCCAGCGGTATTCGCTTCACGCGCGCGTACATGGGCTCGTGGTGCATGCCGTCGCGGGCGTCGATCTTGACGGGGCGGTTGCCGTTTGGCGTCGAGTCGATGCGCATGAGCGGCAGCTATCCCGGCAGCAGTTGCGACCCGGCCTTGTGTCCGTTCTGGCCGGCCGAAGCGCGGCGACAAGGTTACCAGACCGCGCAGATTGGCAAGTGGCACACCGGCGTCGACTCGGGCTGGGAGCGCGACTGGGACTATCAGATCGTCTGGAACCGGCCCAAGCATCCCGAGAATGCCGGCGCGTACTACAAGAAACAAATCCTGGCCTTCAACGGCCAAGAGCGAAAGACCGACGGCTACTCGACCGACAACTACACCGATTGGGCGGTCGATTACATTCGCGGCCAGAACCGGGTGGCGGACAAACCCTGGTTCTTGTGGCTCTGCTATGGCGCAATCCACGGCCCCACGACACCGGCCGATCGGCACAAGGGGAAGCTGGCTGGCAACACGGCCAAGATTCCAGCAGATATTTTCGGCCCGCGCCCGAACAAGCCATCGTACCTCGACCGCACGCAAGCCTGGATCCCGAACGGCAGTGGCGGCGCGGCCATGAAAAAGAAGCCGAAACAGGCAAATAACTTTGACAAGGACGAGCCGGGGCTCGACTACAGCGCCTGGATCCAACAGGTAAATGAGTGCACGATGGCGCTCGACGAAGGGGTGGGGCGCGTGATGGCCGCGCTGCGTGATTCGGGGCAACTCGAAAACACGCTGGTCGTCTACACTGCCGACCAGGGTTATGGCCTGGGGGAACACGGACTCAGCCAGAAGCAAGTGCCGTATGATGGAGGCGTGGCCTCGCCGTTGATCATTAGCCAGCCCGGGACGATTCCAGCGGGTAAGGTTTGTGCCCAGCCGGTAAACTCGCCCGATCTGGTGGCGACGTTTCTGCGCGTGGGACAGATCAACGTGCCGTGGAAGACGCACGGGCGCGACATCGCGCCGTTGTTGCGCGATCCGGAGCGCGCGACGCTCGAGCAACCCATGCTGATGAGCCACACCGGCGACACCTACGGCAGCAACACCCGCGACGCGTCGACCACGGTGCGCAGCACGGGGCAGGGGAACGTCCCCTGGTGGGTGATGGTGCGCGACGGCCGGTTCAAATACATCCGCACCTTGGTGGCCGGCGAGCCGGAGGAACTTTACGACCTGGACGCCGACCCCGAGGAATTGACCAATCTGGCTGGCCGCGCCGAGCAGGCGTCGCAACTCGAAACGATGCGCGCAAAGTTGATCGCGGAACTCCGCCGAACCGATTGCCCGTTCGTCGACGCGATGCCGCCCGTGCGCGAGTTGAAACGCTAG
- a CDS encoding DUF1573 domain-containing protein, whose translation MNRFWIVSLMLLLAPATSRAEDWARKMFTSTSHDFGSVARGATVHFEFKLKNVYQETLHIAGVRSSCGCTTPKVVSDTLKTYEEGGIIAELNTQAYSGQKNATITVIFDRPFYAEVQLNVSGYIRTDVVLTPGGAEFGTVDVGTGADKKVTLTYSGRSDWKITELKSSSNHVSATLSETSRSPGQVTYQLQVNLLPTAPAGSLKEQIILTSNDTSASEVPVDVEARIMAPVTVSPAALFLGVLEPGQKVTKQLVVQAKKPFKITRVTCEDAGFQFQTSDATKTVHLVPVTFTAGDNPGKITRKIHIATDLGPDATQDLAAYAQILAADAVKK comes from the coding sequence GTGAACCGGTTTTGGATTGTCAGCTTGATGTTGCTGCTCGCTCCGGCCACCAGTCGGGCCGAGGACTGGGCGCGCAAGATGTTCACGTCCACCAGCCATGACTTTGGCTCGGTGGCCCGCGGCGCGACGGTTCATTTCGAGTTCAAGCTCAAGAACGTCTATCAAGAGACGCTGCACATCGCGGGCGTCCGTTCGAGCTGTGGCTGTACCACCCCCAAGGTCGTGAGCGACACGCTCAAGACCTATGAAGAAGGGGGTATTATCGCCGAGTTGAACACGCAGGCATACTCGGGGCAGAAGAACGCCACGATTACCGTGATCTTCGACCGGCCGTTCTACGCCGAGGTGCAGCTCAACGTGTCGGGCTACATTCGCACCGATGTGGTTCTGACTCCCGGCGGCGCCGAGTTTGGCACCGTCGACGTCGGCACCGGCGCCGACAAGAAGGTGACGCTCACCTATTCGGGACGCAGCGATTGGAAAATCACCGAGTTGAAGTCGAGCAGCAACCACGTCTCCGCCACGCTCAGCGAAACTAGCCGATCGCCCGGGCAAGTGACGTATCAGTTACAGGTGAATCTGCTGCCGACCGCGCCGGCTGGCTCGCTGAAAGAGCAGATCATCCTGACGAGCAATGACACCTCGGCCAGCGAGGTGCCGGTCGATGTCGAAGCCCGGATCATGGCCCCCGTGACCGTCAGCCCGGCGGCGTTGTTCCTGGGCGTGCTCGAGCCGGGCCAGAAAGTCACCAAGCAACTCGTCGTGCAAGCCAAGAAGCCTTTCAAGATCACTCGCGTGACTTGCGAGGACGCGGGTTTTCAATTCCAGACGAGCGACGCGACCAAGACGGTCCATCTGGTGCCGGTCACATTTACCGCCGGTGATAACCCCGGCAAGATCACGCGCAAGATTCATATCGCCACCGATCTGGGCCCCGACGCCACGCAAGACCTGGCGGCCTACGCCCAGATTCTCGCCGCCGACGCGGTGAAGAAGTGA
- a CDS encoding sulfatase gives MNLGQSTVSLASNLVVIAACLWPGPSAQAAERAKPNVLFIAIDDQNDWIGCLGGHPAAKTPNIDRLAARGTLFTNAHCQAPLCNPSRTSVLLGLRPTTSGVYGLAPYCRTVDALKDRVSLPQHFQRHGYRTLTVGKIFHQVPPKDRPREFDEWGPTPGVGAPMKEKLIPPTPMGNVKLMDWGVYPGRDEDMGDYRVASWAIEQLQTAPKDKPFFLACGFALPHVPCYATQRWFDLYPDDDSLLPRIREDDRNDTPRFSWYLHWYLPEPRLKWVRENHQWRNLARSYLASVSFMDSQIGRVLDALEQAGQRDNTVVVLWSDHGWHVGEKLITGKNTLWERSTHVPLVFAGPGVSGGARCAGPVELLDMYPTLVELCGLTRRDDLEGHSLAPQLKDAQASRPWPAITSHNQGNHAVRTDRWRYIRYADGSQELYDMQADPREWTNLAARPEHAKVISELSRWLPKVDVGPVPGSAQRILTYDPRTKAVTWEGKPVGPNDPIPE, from the coding sequence ATGAACCTAGGTCAAAGTACAGTTAGTCTCGCGTCTAATCTGGTCGTCATCGCCGCTTGCCTTTGGCCGGGGCCAAGCGCCCAAGCCGCCGAGCGTGCCAAGCCCAACGTGTTGTTCATCGCCATCGACGATCAAAACGACTGGATCGGCTGCCTGGGCGGGCATCCGGCGGCCAAGACGCCGAACATCGATCGACTGGCCGCGCGCGGCACCTTGTTCACCAACGCCCATTGCCAAGCGCCGTTGTGCAATCCTTCGCGCACCAGCGTGTTGCTCGGCTTGCGGCCAACGACGTCCGGCGTCTATGGCTTGGCCCCCTATTGTCGCACGGTTGACGCCTTGAAAGATCGCGTCTCGCTTCCCCAGCACTTCCAACGGCACGGCTATCGGACGCTGACGGTCGGGAAGATATTTCACCAGGTCCCCCCCAAGGATCGCCCGCGCGAGTTCGACGAATGGGGCCCCACGCCCGGCGTCGGCGCGCCGATGAAAGAGAAGTTGATCCCGCCGACCCCGATGGGGAATGTCAAGCTGATGGACTGGGGCGTCTACCCGGGGCGGGACGAAGACATGGGCGACTACCGCGTCGCGTCGTGGGCCATTGAACAATTACAGACCGCGCCGAAGGACAAGCCGTTCTTCCTGGCCTGCGGCTTTGCCTTGCCGCACGTGCCGTGCTACGCCACGCAGCGCTGGTTCGATCTGTATCCCGACGACGACTCGTTGTTGCCGCGGATTCGCGAAGACGATCGAAACGATACGCCGCGATTCTCGTGGTATTTGCATTGGTATTTGCCGGAGCCGCGCTTGAAATGGGTCCGCGAGAATCACCAGTGGCGCAATCTGGCGCGGTCATACCTGGCCAGCGTCAGCTTCATGGATAGCCAGATTGGTCGCGTGCTCGACGCCCTGGAACAGGCCGGCCAGCGCGACAACACGGTGGTGGTCCTCTGGTCCGATCATGGCTGGCACGTGGGCGAGAAGTTGATCACCGGCAAGAACACGCTTTGGGAGCGGTCGACGCATGTGCCGCTGGTGTTCGCGGGGCCGGGCGTGAGCGGCGGCGCGCGTTGCGCGGGGCCGGTCGAGTTGCTGGACATGTACCCGACGCTGGTGGAACTGTGCGGACTGACGCGGCGCGACGACCTGGAAGGCCATTCGCTCGCGCCCCAGTTGAAAGACGCCCAGGCGTCGCGCCCCTGGCCAGCCATCACGTCGCACAATCAAGGGAACCATGCGGTGCGCACCGACCGCTGGCGTTACATCCGCTATGCCGACGGCTCGCAAGAGTTGTACGACATGCAGGCCGATCCGCGCGAGTGGACCAACCTGGCGGCCCGCCCGGAGCACGCCAAGGTGATCAGCGAATTGAGCCGCTGGTTGCCGAAGGTCGATGTCGGTCCCGTGCCAGGGAGCGCGCAGCGCATCTTGACGTACGACCCGCGGACAAAAGCCGTCACCTGGGAGGGGAAACCCGTCGGGCCCAATGACCCGATTCCGGAATGA
- the treZ gene encoding malto-oligosyltrehalose trehalohydrolase, producing MRARPQGALRQADDSVLWRIWAPKATQVTLLIWDGGKESAVTMQAEADGYYVHTAANVADGLCYAYRLDDDPLELPDPASRWQPDGVHQPSAVFSPERFTWTDRHWRGVRQADLAIYELHVGTFTPEGTFEAIIPRLAELADLGITAIELMPIAQFPGARNWGYDGVHPFAAQNTYGGPRGLQQLVDAAHAAGLGVLLDVVYNHLGPEGNYFARFGHYFTTHYHTPWGAALNYDGPHSDPVRALMIQNACQWIRDFHLDGLRLDAVQTIMDESAWHLLAELQDAVQREARAAERSVVVIGETNQNDRRLVDRVEQGGYALDGVWSDDLHHAIHAHLTGERDGYYVDFERPATIAKAFNDGFVSDGGYARYYHRRHGAPLGDVPRERLVVCLQNHDQVGNRAAGDRFATLVAPEAVRLAAALVLLSPGTPLLFMGEEYGERAPFAFFCSFLDAGLNDAVRAGRQREYQELDFRWEAEVPDPVAESTFRAAQLGWSWPTGSSAAGLRALYRTLLHARRDWPALGDRQNTHATFANDGNELLVITRGGANGAIIWVNLTDCALTKLPAPPTRHRLQLSTAERRFGGERDDLSTIDTLGAYELLIWLVDK from the coding sequence TTGCGAGCACGGCCTCAAGGAGCGCTGCGTCAGGCCGACGACTCGGTGTTGTGGCGCATCTGGGCGCCGAAGGCCACGCAGGTGACGCTGCTTATTTGGGACGGCGGCAAGGAGTCGGCGGTCACGATGCAAGCCGAGGCCGACGGCTATTACGTCCACACGGCGGCTAACGTCGCCGACGGCTTGTGCTACGCTTATCGGCTGGATGACGATCCGTTGGAACTTCCCGATCCGGCTTCGCGGTGGCAGCCCGACGGAGTTCACCAGCCGTCGGCTGTCTTCTCGCCCGAACGATTCACTTGGACCGATCGGCATTGGCGCGGTGTCCGACAAGCTGACCTGGCGATTTACGAGTTGCACGTTGGCACGTTCACGCCCGAGGGAACCTTCGAGGCCATCATTCCGCGCTTGGCCGAGTTGGCCGACCTGGGGATCACGGCGATCGAGCTGATGCCGATCGCGCAGTTCCCCGGCGCGCGCAATTGGGGCTATGACGGGGTTCACCCCTTCGCAGCCCAGAACACCTACGGCGGCCCGCGGGGCTTGCAACAATTGGTCGATGCCGCGCACGCGGCCGGCTTGGGCGTGCTGCTCGACGTGGTTTACAACCACCTGGGGCCCGAGGGAAATTACTTCGCGCGATTCGGCCACTACTTCACGACGCATTATCACACACCGTGGGGAGCGGCGCTGAACTACGACGGCCCGCACAGCGACCCAGTTCGCGCCTTGATGATCCAGAACGCCTGTCAGTGGATTCGCGATTTCCACCTTGACGGCCTGCGGCTCGACGCGGTGCAGACGATCATGGACGAAAGCGCCTGGCACTTGCTGGCCGAGTTGCAAGACGCCGTGCAGCGCGAAGCGCGCGCGGCCGAGCGCTCGGTCGTCGTGATCGGCGAGACCAATCAGAACGACCGCCGGCTGGTCGATCGGGTCGAGCAAGGGGGCTACGCGCTCGACGGCGTGTGGAGCGACGATTTGCACCATGCGATTCATGCCCACCTGACCGGCGAGCGCGACGGATATTACGTCGACTTCGAGCGGCCGGCGACGATTGCCAAGGCGTTCAACGACGGCTTTGTCAGCGATGGGGGCTACGCGCGGTACTACCACCGGCGTCACGGCGCACCGCTGGGAGATGTGCCGCGCGAACGGCTGGTCGTGTGCCTGCAAAACCATGACCAGGTCGGCAACCGGGCGGCGGGTGATCGGTTTGCCACGCTGGTCGCGCCCGAGGCAGTGCGCCTGGCGGCGGCGTTGGTGCTGCTTTCGCCAGGAACACCGCTGTTGTTCATGGGTGAGGAATATGGCGAGCGTGCGCCGTTCGCGTTCTTCTGTTCGTTTCTCGACGCTGGGCTGAACGACGCCGTGCGAGCCGGCCGGCAACGCGAGTATCAAGAGCTCGACTTCCGCTGGGAAGCTGAGGTGCCCGACCCGGTGGCCGAGTCGACCTTTCGGGCGGCACAGCTCGGTTGGAGTTGGCCGACCGGATCGAGCGCCGCCGGGCTGCGCGCGCTGTATCGAACGCTGTTGCATGCTCGGCGCGATTGGCCGGCGCTCGGCGATCGACAAAACACACACGCAACATTTGCCAACGATGGCAACGAACTGCTCGTCATTACTCGCGGCGGCGCGAACGGTGCAATTATCTGGGTGAATCTCACCGATTGCGCGCTGACGAAGCTGCCTGCCCCGCCGACGCGGCATCGATTGCAACTGTCGACCGCCGAGCGACGCTTCGGTGGCGAACGTGACGATCTATCAACAATCGACACGCTCGGGGCGTATGAGCTTTTGATTTGGCTTGTCGACAAATAG
- a CDS encoding response regulator, whose protein sequence is MCRLLVADANRANADSLAKLLRTAGFDVATAYDGGHAIEQAVTFEPDIFLLELAMPVLDGYQVASHLKGMPKFADKVFIALTAYADQRHMDLASQADFQDYLVKPIELSMLMSILAEVSG, encoded by the coding sequence ATGTGTCGCCTGTTAGTTGCCGACGCCAATCGTGCGAACGCCGATTCGTTGGCCAAGTTGCTCAGGACCGCCGGGTTTGACGTGGCGACGGCTTATGACGGCGGCCACGCCATCGAGCAGGCGGTGACATTCGAGCCGGACATCTTTCTGTTGGAACTGGCCATGCCGGTGCTCGACGGCTATCAGGTGGCATCCCATTTGAAAGGGATGCCCAAGTTCGCCGACAAAGTGTTCATCGCGCTGACGGCCTATGCCGACCAGCGACACATGGATCTGGCCTCGCAGGCCGACTTCCAGGACTATCTGGTTAAGCCGATCGAACTGAGCATGCTGATGAGTATCCTGGCCGAAGTGTCAGGGTAG